The nucleotide window AAGGTCGTGAGGGTGGTCAACGCCGTCTCGAACGACGTGAAAACGGATCTCTCCTTTATGCGGATGCTCGGGCTTGGCCGGAAGTTGCGTGGCGGCAACCTCCAGATGTCAACGGTTCCCGGCGTGTCCAGGGTCATGGGTGGCGCGTGGTACTACATCGTGAATACAACTGAATTTCAACAGATGATAGATTCCTTTAAGAGCAAGCAGGAGGTCCTGCCGGAAAAGGAAACACTGGCGGACACTTCTAACGCTGGCAGATCCGGCGTGAAGGTCGTGGTCCTGAACGGATCGGGAGTGAAAGGACTCGCGACCACCGTCGCCAGGCAACTCACGCGCCTGGGATACCCACCGGTGGATGTCGACAATTCCTCGAGCAGGTATGATAAGACGACGCTGTACTATGCGGGGAGCGACAGCAGCAAGGCTGGCGCGGTTGCAGCCGACCTTGCCGGCGTGAACGAGCCCGTTCTCGAGAGTTCCGAGAACATAACCTCGAGTTACAGCGCGCAGGTTGTAGTGGTACTGGGGTCGGACTATAAGCGGTAGGTGGTCAGACCGGCCGGGAGGTGACGGGAAGATGGAAGAAGAAGTGTGTCTCATGGCGCCCGAGGACATCCAGAGTGAACTCGTGCTCTTTTTCGAGCACCTTGATCGCTGGAAGAGGCCGGTTTTCTTTTTCGAGAAGGCATGGCAACCCCTGTGCGACGTCTCCGAGACTGCGGAAGAGGTCATAGTGGTGGTGGATCTGGCGGGCGTCGAGAGCGAGAACGTGCGTGTCTCAGTGCACGGAGAGTACCTCTGCGTAAACGGCATCAGGCGTGAGCCGCCAACCGTGCCACGCAGGCGCTATCACCGCATGGAGATCAACTATGGGATATTTGAGCGCGAGGTGCCGCTTCCCTCGAGAGTGGATGCCGGGGCGGCGAAGGCCGTGTATGTCGACGGTTTCATGGAGATAAGGTTGCCAAAGGTTCCAAAGGCGCCTTCCGGAGAGGTGGAGATAGACGTTGACACTTGAAAATATCGCAAACGAGGGGGGCGCCACGCAGCCTGACGACGAGCCTGACGACGAGCTCGAAGAAGGCGCGGCCATCAACGTGCTGGACGAGCCGGCGCCCGCGCAGGACGAGAAAGGCGAAGCCCCGGTCGACAAGATAGAGATTGCCGAGGAGCTTCCGATCCTGCCGCTCAAGGACATAGTGATCTATCCACACATCGTGGCGCCGCTCCTGGTCACCGAAGAGCCACTGATCAAACTCATAGACGATGCGCTGGCAGGCGACCGTATCGCCGCGATCTTTGCCGCCAGGGAAGACATAGAAGACGAGGTTCCCGGCAAGGACGACCTCTGCGACGTGGGTTCCGCGGTAGCGGTAGCCCGCATGTTCAAGTTGCCGGACGGAAACATGCAGTTGCTGGTTCAAGGCATCGCGCGTATCAGGGCGATCGAATACACGCAGGAGCAGCCGTATCTCAAGGCAAAGGTCGAGCGCCTCAGGGATGTCCTCGAGGACACCGTCGAGGTCGAGGCGCTGGCCCGCAACGCGCTCAACCTCTTCAGACAGATTGTCAACCTGGCGCCGTACCTTCCCGAGGAGATATACATCGCGGCTATGAACGTGGACGAGCCGAACGATCTCGCGGATTTCCTGTCGGCGAATATCAACTTGAACACCATGCAGAAGCAGGAGATCCTCGAAGAACTCAATGTCAAGGAGCGCCTGCGCAAGTTGACAGTGTTTCTCAATCACGAGGTCGAGGTTCTGGAGGTGGGCTCAAAGATCCAGAATCAGGTGCAGTCCGAGCTTTCCAAGGGGCAGAGAGAGTTTTTCCTGCGCGAGCAACTCAAAGCGATTCAGAACGAGCTTGGCGAGCTCGACGAGAAGACGACGGAAATAAACAAAATTCGTGAAGCCATCGAGGAATCCGGCATGTCCTCAGAGGCGCGCAAGGAGGCGGAACGCGAGCTCGACAGACTCGCGAACATGCCGGCCGCCGCCGCGGAGTACACGGTCGCGCGCACCTACCTCGACTGGATGGTAAACCTGCCATGGAACAAGAGCACTGAAGACCTCCTGGATATTCAGCGCGCCGCGCGTATTCTCGACGAGGATCATTTCGATCTCGAGAAAGTGAAGGAAAGGATCGTCGAGTATCTGGCCGTGCGCACTATAAAGAAAGACACAAAAGGCTCGATCCTGTGTTTCGTCGGCCCGCCCGGCGTTGGCAAGACGTCGCTGGGGCACTCGATCGCGCGGGCGCTGGGGCGCAACTTCCACCGCGTCTCGCTGGGCGGCGTGCGCGACGAGGCGGAAATACGCGGCCACAGGCGGACTTACGTCGGCGCATTGCCCGGGCGCGTAATCCAGGGCATGCGCAAAGCCGACACAAATAATCCGGTATTCATGCTGGACGAAGTGGATAAGCTCGGCATGGACTTCCGCGGCGACCCGTCGGCGGCCCTGCTCGAGGTGCTGGATCCGGAGCAGAATCACTCGTTCAGCGACCATTACCTGGATGTCGCTTTCGATCTCTCTCATGTCATGTTCATCACTACCGCCAACGTGCTGTTCACGATACCGCCAGCGCTTCTCGACCGGATGGAGGTGCTGGAGTTGCCCGGCTATACCGAGCCGGAAAAGGCCAGTATTGCCCGGCAGTTTTTGATTGGACGCCAGCTCGCGGAGCACGGACTCGAGGAAATGAAAGTGACTATCGAGGACAAAGCGCTTCACAGCATCATCCGCAATTATACGCGCGAAGCGGGAGTGCGAAACCTCGAGCGCGAGATAGCGAGCGTGCTCCGAAAACTCGCGCGGCGAGTGGCAGAAGGCGAGAAAGGGCCGTTCGAGGTAACCGCCGGAGACCTTCATGACATGATCGGGCCGATAAGATTCCGGCAGGAGGTTCTCGAGGAGCGCGACGAGGTGGGAGTCGCGACCGGTCTCGCATGGACAGAGGTCGGAGGCGACGTGCTGTTCATCGAAGCGGAATCCTACCCCGGTGCCGGGGGTCTCATCCTGACCGGAAAGCTCGGCGAGGTCATGCAGGAGTCGGCGAAGGCCGCGGTCACTTACGCGCGCGCCAACGCGAAAACACTCGGCATCGCCGGGGAGTTTTTCGACAGGCGCGATATCCATATTCACGTGCCAGCGGGGGCTATCCCAAAAGACGGCCCGTCCGCGGGTGTAACGATGGCGGTCGCGCTTGTGTCGGAGGCCACCGGGAAGCCGGTCAGGAAAGAAGTCGCTATGACCGGTGAGATAACGTTGCGCGGCAAGGTGCTGCCGGTAGGCGGCGTCAAGGAGAAAGTGCTCGCGGCGCACCGCGCGGGCGTAAAGGAAGTCATGCTTCCCGAGGATAACGAAAAAGACCTGGAGGAAGTGCCCGATTTCGTGAAGCAGGAGATGCTGTTCTTGTTTGTCAAGAGCATTGATGAGATTCTGGCCCACGCGCTAAAACAGAGCGCGGGAAGGAAGTAAGATCGTGAACACAATAATACTGCTCTGCGATTATGCGGAAGTCATCGACGGCAAGCTGTACGTCATGGGGGGAGGCTGGACGGGTTGCCAGCCGGGATTGAGAAATATGGCGGTAGCCATTAAAGTTCTTGTTCCCTGGGACAAGACAAACATAAGACATGACATGTCTCTGATGTTGCAGGACACAAGCGGCGTGACCATCGCGTTGGGCGATCCGCCACAGCCGGTCAGGCATGATGGAAATTTCGAGGTTGGGTCGGCGCCGAGCTTGACTTCGCGGCGGCAATAGGGTTTGTCGGACTTCCGCTCGAGCCTGACAAAGGCTACTGCTGGCAGCTCGAGATAAACGGTGAACCTGCCGCGCACGCTTCCTTTAGAACAAACAAGCAATAATAAATTAGGTAAATTAGGGGTCAGGCACCGTCTACCTCTCCGTCTACCTTTACTGCGTAGAGGGGGATCTGGCAATGTCAACCGCGCAAGCGGTGAGCAGTGCCCCTGCGTAAAAGTGGATGAGAAAAGTGGAAAGTGACCGACGCCCCATGAAACATAAAATCGCCCGGTTGCGTCTAACCGCAAAGAAGCCGTGGATTGAAAGGGAAAGGTGGAACCATGAATAAAAAGTCAATCGCTCTTGTTCTGGTCTTGATCCTGGCGATCGCCGCCGGCATCGGCGTGATCACATACTACTACGCGAAAGACGGATTCGTCGCGAAGTCTCCACGACGAACATCTCTCGGCAGGTTCGCGTCCGCCGCTGATTTCATGAGAGCGTACAAGAACGGCCAAAAGGCGTATCAAGGCGGAATGATGTTCAAGTCCGCCGCGCCCGTCGCCGGCATCTCCGGCGCCCTGGAGCACTCCAGCACCAACGTCCAGGTCGAAGGCGTGGACGAGGCCGACATCGTCAAGAACGACGGCAGATACATTTACGCCATCTCCGGCAAATCCGTGGTTATCGTGGCGGCGCATCCGGCTGAAAAAGCCAGTGTTGTGTCGAGAATCGAGTCTGACAAAGATATTGAGCTGAGTGAACTGTTTGTCTTGCGCGACAGGCTGGTGGTGATCGGCGCTTCCCACTCCTCGCCCGAACCACTGCTCGAGAAAGACGTTTCCCGTCCACGCGGAAACACCGCTTTCGTCAGGGTTTACGATATCTCTGACAGGGAGAAGCCGGGCCTGATAAGGAATGTCGAGTACGAAGGCGCTTACTCGACGTCTCGAATGATCGGCAGCAACGTTCACGTTGTCCTGACCGCCTATCCGTACGTCACCTACGACCAGAAAAACATCACACCTTCAGACATCATTCCTCGCTACCGCGATGTCGCGGGCGGCGGCAAGGACGAGGCGTTCGCGCCAATCGGCGACTACAAAGATATCGAGGTCGTCGATCCCGAGAGCTTTACGTCTTTTCTCTCGGTCGTGTCCATCTCGCTCGAGAACGGGAGCGCTCGCCTCAACAAGAGAACGATAGCGGGTCATTCGGACAACGTGTACGCCTCCCTTAAGAACCTGTACGTTGCCAGTGGCGGAAACTGGCTCTACGACGGATTGCGCTATCCGCACGCTCAGCAAGACGAGCAAACCACGATCTACAAATTCAAATTTGACGGGCCGGGCACCAAATTTCTGGGCGCGGGAGAAGTCCCCGGCACGATACTCAACCAGTTTTCGATGGACGAGACGAAAGGTTATTTTAGGATAGCCACAACATGCGGGCGCGTAAGCCGTGAGGGATCTAGCTCGACCAATAACGTGTACGTCCTTGGCCCGGACATGAAGATAACGGGCAGGCTCGAAGGACTGGCGCGTGGAGAGAGCATTTACTCGGTGCGATTCATGGGCGACAGGGCCTACCTGGTCACGTTCAAGAAAGTGGATCCGCTGTTCGTGCTCGACATGACAAACCCGAACAAACCCACAGTTCTGGGCGCATTGAAAATCCCGGGGTACTCGGACTACCTGCACCCTTACGATGAGACGCACGTCATCGGCCTCGGCAAGAACACGGTAGAAGCCAGCCCTGAGGAGGGCGGTAACTTCGCGTGGTACCAGGGGCTTAAACTCGCCATTTTCGACGTGACGGACGTCGCCAATCCTACCGAGATGCACAAGGTAGAGATTGGCGACAGGGGGACAGACTCTTACGCCCTGTACGATCACAAGGCGTTCCTGTTCGATCGCGCGAAAAACCTGCTGGTTCTGCCTGTGTTACTTGCCGAGCTGACTCCTGATAAAAAGGCCGCGCCTGGACGCCATGCGTCCGACTACGGCGATTACACATTCCAGGGCGCTTACGCCTACGACGTCTCGCTGACCAGTGGCTTTGAGCTCAAGGGGCGTGTGACCCACCTGGACAACGCCGCCGAACTCACGCAGAATTACGGTTACTACGATTCAGCGCAGTCGGTGAAGCGGAGCCTGTGGATCGAGAAGAATCTCTACACGGTCTCAGAAAGCAAGATCAAGGTAAACAGGCTGGATGACCTGACCGAGGTGGCAACGGTCCAGATTTAGTTTTGTCGTCCTCAAGCGGAAGCGCGGACAGACTGAA belongs to Candidatus Anoxymicrobium japonicum and includes:
- the lon gene encoding endopeptidase La — protein: MDEPAPAQDEKGEAPVDKIEIAEELPILPLKDIVIYPHIVAPLLVTEEPLIKLIDDALAGDRIAAIFAAREDIEDEVPGKDDLCDVGSAVAVARMFKLPDGNMQLLVQGIARIRAIEYTQEQPYLKAKVERLRDVLEDTVEVEALARNALNLFRQIVNLAPYLPEEIYIAAMNVDEPNDLADFLSANINLNTMQKQEILEELNVKERLRKLTVFLNHEVEVLEVGSKIQNQVQSELSKGQREFFLREQLKAIQNELGELDEKTTEINKIREAIEESGMSSEARKEAERELDRLANMPAAAAEYTVARTYLDWMVNLPWNKSTEDLLDIQRAARILDEDHFDLEKVKERIVEYLAVRTIKKDTKGSILCFVGPPGVGKTSLGHSIARALGRNFHRVSLGGVRDEAEIRGHRRTYVGALPGRVIQGMRKADTNNPVFMLDEVDKLGMDFRGDPSAALLEVLDPEQNHSFSDHYLDVAFDLSHVMFITTANVLFTIPPALLDRMEVLELPGYTEPEKASIARQFLIGRQLAEHGLEEMKVTIEDKALHSIIRNYTREAGVRNLEREIASVLRKLARRVAEGEKGPFEVTAGDLHDMIGPIRFRQEVLEERDEVGVATGLAWTEVGGDVLFIEAESYPGAGGLILTGKLGEVMQESAKAAVTYARANAKTLGIAGEFFDRRDIHIHVPAGAIPKDGPSAGVTMAVALVSEATGKPVRKEVAMTGEITLRGKVLPVGGVKEKVLAAHRAGVKEVMLPEDNEKDLEEVPDFVKQEMLFLFVKSIDEILAHALKQSAGRK